A single uncultured Methanolobus sp. DNA region contains:
- a CDS encoding mRNA surveillance protein pelota, producing MRVVKRILKGRDGEITLVPETLDDLWHLKYIIEKGDLIFALTKRKADAAADKLRPEKVEKKTVRLGIRVEDIEFHKFSNRLRIHGLIEQGMDAGHYHTFNVEEGLDLSIIKTWKKDQIERVDEAEASSKRPKVVILAIEEGDADIGLVRHYGIELYSHISQSSGKRSEGTLREVFFQEIIDQLLHAASESEAVVVAGPGFIKDDFMKYLKSKEADFSTRVVTEDTSSIGMSGFQEVLKRGAVDRIMEESRIARESRLMDDLLKEISMDGKVAYGLEEVKLALDYGSIDTLLVADEMLRMEREKGNIDSFLQAVEHSQGKIVVFSTIFEPGEKLLALGGIAALLRFKI from the coding sequence ATGAGGGTCGTAAAGAGAATTCTGAAAGGTAGAGACGGAGAAATAACTCTGGTACCTGAGACTCTGGATGATCTCTGGCACCTTAAGTATATTATAGAGAAAGGCGACCTCATATTCGCTCTTACTAAAAGGAAAGCAGATGCTGCGGCTGATAAGCTTCGCCCGGAAAAGGTCGAGAAGAAGACAGTAAGGCTGGGCATCCGTGTGGAAGACATCGAGTTCCATAAGTTTTCCAACCGTTTGAGGATCCATGGCCTTATTGAACAGGGTATGGATGCAGGTCACTATCATACTTTCAATGTTGAGGAAGGACTTGACCTTTCAATAATCAAGACCTGGAAAAAGGACCAGATAGAGCGTGTCGATGAAGCAGAAGCTTCTTCCAAGCGTCCGAAGGTAGTTATCCTTGCAATTGAGGAAGGGGATGCGGATATTGGTCTTGTGCGTCATTATGGCATTGAATTGTATTCCCATATAAGCCAGTCTTCAGGAAAAAGGAGTGAAGGCACTCTCAGAGAGGTCTTTTTCCAGGAGATCATCGACCAGCTATTACACGCAGCGTCAGAATCAGAGGCTGTTGTTGTTGCAGGTCCGGGATTCATAAAAGATGATTTCATGAAATACCTGAAATCAAAAGAAGCAGATTTTTCAACCCGTGTTGTTACAGAGGATACTTCTTCCATCGGAATGTCCGGTTTCCAGGAAGTTCTCAAGCGTGGAGCAGTGGACAGGATCATGGAAGAGTCCCGCATTGCCCGCGAGTCCCGCTTAATGGATGACTTGTTAAAGGAGATTTCCATGGATGGCAAGGTTGCCTACGGGCTTGAAGAAGTAAAATTAGCTCTTGATTATGGCTCAATAGATACTCTTCTGGTTGCGGATGAGATGCTCAGGATGGAACGTGAAAAAGGTAACATTGATTCATTTTTGCAAGCAGTAGAGCACTCTCAGGGGAAAATCGTTGTTTTCAGTACAATATTTGAGCCGGGGGAAAAACTGTTAGCTCTTGGTGGAATCGCTGCTTTGCTACGTTTTAAGATTTAG
- a CDS encoding acetate uptake transporter: MEGEVVIKDSSAASPAAVGFFGLGFAATFAGLLNMGIIPDALMVISMAITLGGIAEVIAGLQLWKKGDTFGASAFTIFGLWWLAFSYINLAPLGLFSAPLDAASATSMGLFTLVWGLIATALTVATLKIGLKMLTVVFVVLDLTFFSLALVFLIGFPVAISGLITLITGIVALYIAVALVYGEVGIKLPL; this comes from the coding sequence ATGGAAGGAGAAGTAGTAATTAAAGATTCATCCGCAGCAAGCCCGGCAGCAGTAGGCTTCTTTGGTCTTGGCTTTGCAGCAACATTTGCAGGACTTTTAAACATGGGTATAATACCAGATGCACTTATGGTTATTTCAATGGCAATAACCCTTGGTGGTATTGCTGAAGTCATAGCCGGTCTCCAGCTCTGGAAAAAAGGTGACACTTTCGGTGCATCAGCATTCACTATATTTGGTCTCTGGTGGCTCGCATTTTCATACATCAACCTTGCACCACTAGGTCTATTCAGTGCACCACTGGACGCAGCAAGTGCTACATCAATGGGACTCTTCACACTTGTATGGGGCCTTATCGCAACCGCACTTACAGTCGCAACACTTAAGATCGGTCTGAAGATGCTTACAGTCGTCTTCGTAGTGCTTGACCTTACATTCTTCAGTCTGGCATTGGTATTCCTTATAGGATTCCCAGTTGCAATTTCAGGACTTATAACCCTGATCACAGGTATTGTAGCACTTTACATTGCTGTTGCACTTGTCTATGGCGAAGTAGGCATTAAGCTTCCACTCTAA
- a CDS encoding diadenylate cyclase, protein MDSAQVVVNTAVKLAEELRSTAIIISGEANFEKPQTTIPVYFASSKQKNIIDHLVASSKTKEEKTKEILDKIGQQAAGKIEHMENVSAIELMMEEISEGNIIGIIESKDSYAIVVHNLEDNVIVKKMKECEERVAPDVLRAVLKIAFDIANTGREGKQIGTAFIVGDVDEVMMRSHQMILNPYAGQEDSDRDLKDRKNWESVKEFAQLDGVFVISEDGMVEAAGRYLDVDAREIAVEKGLGGRHVSAAAITRDTVSIAITVSQSGGVIHIYMDGKELMYIESTERAVRLR, encoded by the coding sequence TTGGACAGTGCACAGGTAGTTGTCAACACTGCTGTCAAGCTTGCAGAAGAGCTGAGGTCAACGGCAATAATCATATCAGGCGAAGCTAATTTTGAAAAGCCGCAGACTACCATCCCTGTATATTTTGCAAGTAGCAAACAAAAGAATATAATAGATCATCTGGTGGCAAGCAGCAAAACAAAGGAAGAAAAAACAAAAGAGATCTTAGATAAGATAGGCCAGCAGGCTGCCGGAAAGATCGAACATATGGAAAATGTCTCCGCAATTGAACTTATGATGGAAGAGATCAGCGAAGGGAACATTATTGGTATTATCGAAAGCAAGGACTCATATGCCATTGTTGTCCACAATCTTGAGGACAATGTTATTGTGAAGAAAATGAAGGAATGTGAAGAAAGAGTTGCTCCGGATGTCCTGCGCGCTGTTCTGAAGATAGCTTTTGATATCGCCAACACCGGCCGTGAAGGTAAACAGATCGGTACTGCTTTTATTGTAGGTGACGTGGACGAGGTTATGATGCGCTCACACCAGATGATCCTGAATCCTTATGCCGGACAGGAAGACTCTGACCGTGACCTGAAAGACCGTAAGAACTGGGAATCGGTAAAAGAGTTCGCTCAGCTTGATGGCGTATTTGTCATATCGGAAGATGGCATGGTAGAAGCTGCCGGAAGATATCTTGATGTGGATGCAAGAGAAATCGCTGTTGAAAAAGGGCTTGGCGGCCGTCATGTCTCTGCAGCAGCGATCACCAGGGATACTGTATCCATTGCCATCACGGTCTCACAATCAGGTGGAGTTATCCACATTTATATGGATGGGAAAGAACTCATGTACATCGAATCAACTGAAAGGGCTGTTCGCCTTCGTTGA
- the thpR gene encoding RNA 2',3'-cyclic phosphodiesterase: MRAFVAVDLPVELHEKITEIQLKFNEFKFKFVDPDLVHVTMKFLGEVPDDQIPAISKALEGVKCEPFSSHVKGIGVFPKPKFAKVIWLGCDGNFDALYEQIENTLSSFEFEQTLHRFSPHATLARVKYLPKKKKAEFLELLDEMKDFDIGSMDVGSIKLKKSTLTPKGPIYETLHEVSLQ; encoded by the coding sequence GTGAGAGCTTTTGTTGCGGTAGATCTCCCTGTGGAGTTGCATGAAAAGATTACCGAAATTCAATTGAAGTTCAATGAATTCAAATTCAAGTTTGTCGATCCTGATCTGGTGCATGTAACCATGAAATTCCTTGGTGAGGTGCCGGATGATCAGATCCCTGCTATATCAAAGGCGCTTGAAGGTGTTAAATGTGAACCTTTCAGTTCTCATGTAAAAGGTATAGGTGTTTTTCCGAAACCAAAATTTGCCAAGGTAATCTGGCTTGGATGTGACGGTAATTTTGATGCGCTTTATGAGCAGATTGAAAACACCCTTTCATCTTTTGAATTTGAGCAGACACTTCATCGATTCAGTCCTCATGCCACTCTGGCCAGGGTGAAATATCTTCCCAAAAAGAAAAAGGCAGAGTTTCTGGAACTCCTTGATGAGATGAAAGACTTTGATATCGGTTCAATGGATGTAGGATCCATCAAATTGAAAAAGAGTACATTGACCCCAAAAGGGCCAATCTATGAAACACTCCATGAAGTAAGCCTGCAATAA
- a CDS encoding FAD:protein FMN transferase, with protein MRYKTVAIVLIAIFTGLLMIDYVQDMGSQSLPEQQIYSQTRSLMDTTVTITVVSSNETSAMEIIDHAFEKINYVDELMNNYDNSSEISTLNNKGKVSNADPELVDVISRSTYYSQKSSGAFDISIQPILDLWASKYAPGGTNQPPTSEEINETLKLVNYSAIMIEGNNISMNIGMKITLGGVAKGYAVDSAIESLVNAGIVSGFVNAGGDGRYIGTKPDGTEWRVGLQNPDKNEDAVTIMDIQDVAVATSGNYERYFSDEAKVSHIADPRTGYPSSNLISSTVIAQNAMDADALATSVFILGEDDGILMIEELEYVECLIITNDKRIIRSSGFSAYESN; from the coding sequence ATGAGGTATAAAACTGTTGCCATTGTACTGATAGCGATTTTCACAGGATTATTAATGATAGATTATGTTCAGGACATGGGTTCACAGAGCCTTCCGGAACAACAGATCTACTCACAAACCAGAAGCCTGATGGACACTACTGTAACTATCACAGTGGTCAGTTCCAACGAAACATCTGCTATGGAAATAATAGACCATGCTTTTGAAAAAATAAATTATGTTGATGAGCTGATGAACAACTACGACAATAGTAGTGAAATAAGCACTCTCAACAATAAGGGGAAAGTAAGTAATGCAGATCCTGAACTTGTCGATGTGATCAGTCGTTCCACATATTACTCTCAAAAAAGTAGTGGAGCCTTTGATATCTCAATTCAGCCAATACTGGATCTCTGGGCCAGCAAGTATGCCCCTGGCGGAACAAATCAGCCTCCTACTTCAGAAGAGATCAACGAAACCCTGAAACTTGTCAACTATTCCGCAATAATGATAGAAGGAAACAATATTTCCATGAACATTGGAATGAAAATTACCCTTGGTGGTGTGGCAAAGGGATATGCAGTTGATTCTGCCATAGAGTCACTGGTCAATGCCGGAATTGTATCAGGATTTGTAAATGCAGGCGGTGACGGAAGATATATAGGCACGAAGCCTGATGGCACAGAATGGAGGGTCGGACTGCAGAATCCTGACAAAAACGAAGATGCAGTTACTATTATGGACATCCAGGATGTTGCAGTGGCAACCAGCGGAAATTATGAAAGATACTTCAGCGATGAGGCAAAGGTTTCACACATCGCAGATCCCAGAACTGGATACCCTTCAAGTAATCTGATAAGCAGCACTGTAATTGCACAGAACGCAATGGATGCAGATGCGCTTGCGACTTCCGTGTTCATTCTCGGAGAGGATGACGGGATTTTAATGATTGAAGAACTAGAATACGTTGAATGTCTTATCATAACCAATGACAAGAGAATAATAAGGTCTTCGGGATTCTCAGCTTATGAAAGCAATTAG
- the mmcA gene encoding methanogenesis multiheme c-type cytochrome, which yields MAKLNVILIGILVVMFAVAGVYAYVGSTGNEAMSAHYMTEQTWSDSSCSVCHLGVYEEVSASSHVQQDMKKWTSIMDYGVDIDSIDEDTMAVTYGQVHPGGGYMSDYGVDIDCMACHNQVGYDYEARAENIASGNFENANEAAIEESRKEMQSEALYIASYMLDVLAPLPLVTEVHDEVNGAPSKALCGSSCHSADIETTAVAWNLEESASYDVHDSVDCQECHVTEEHEIGSREYLFSGSSHMDAEVGVVACDSSGCHEGISHGGMVDAHLEFISCESCHIPSLPGSDITGTPVVKEFSWANGVREDVVYESEFTPILSWSNGVYYDQLPTAQEREDDSVLKPFNIISGTWWDAGIDEDVLADPDNSSAIGNPIDPADVLSADADNDGVVTEEEIRSYDGDMDGTADYPNAVMRTVDLYYQVSHNIVSSDIGLADPLVCSDCHGVSASETLQNVHFGEITQNCSDCHTVIPSIHWKLIGYTTDPAETVPPTDFASKTIDVTLEGAKPTEVEREPAF from the coding sequence ATGGCTAAATTAAATGTAATTCTTATAGGTATCCTCGTTGTGATGTTCGCTGTAGCCGGCGTGTATGCATATGTAGGCAGCACCGGCAATGAAGCTATGTCTGCTCATTACATGACCGAACAGACATGGTCTGACAGTTCATGCAGTGTTTGTCACCTCGGAGTATACGAGGAGGTATCAGCATCATCACATGTTCAGCAGGACATGAAAAAGTGGACCTCTATCATGGATTATGGTGTTGATATTGACAGCATTGATGAAGATACAATGGCTGTAACATACGGACAGGTTCACCCTGGTGGCGGCTACATGTCAGATTATGGTGTTGATATTGACTGTATGGCCTGTCACAATCAGGTAGGTTATGACTATGAGGCACGTGCAGAAAACATAGCTTCAGGAAACTTCGAGAATGCAAACGAAGCAGCAATCGAAGAGTCCCGCAAGGAAATGCAGAGTGAAGCACTCTATATTGCAAGCTACATGCTTGATGTCTTAGCACCACTTCCACTTGTAACTGAAGTTCATGATGAAGTGAACGGTGCACCAAGTAAGGCACTTTGTGGCAGCAGCTGTCACTCAGCAGATATTGAGACAACCGCTGTAGCATGGAACCTCGAAGAATCTGCTTCTTATGATGTTCACGATTCTGTAGACTGTCAGGAATGTCACGTAACAGAGGAACACGAAATAGGCAGTCGTGAATACCTGTTCTCCGGATCATCACACATGGACGCAGAAGTTGGAGTAGTTGCATGTGACTCTTCAGGCTGTCACGAAGGCATTTCACACGGCGGCATGGTTGATGCTCACCTTGAATTCATCAGTTGTGAATCATGTCACATTCCATCACTCCCTGGCAGCGATATAACAGGCACTCCTGTTGTCAAAGAATTCAGCTGGGCAAATGGTGTCCGTGAGGATGTTGTTTATGAATCCGAGTTCACACCTATACTTTCATGGTCAAATGGAGTATATTATGACCAGCTTCCAACAGCACAGGAAAGAGAAGATGATTCAGTACTCAAGCCATTCAATATAATCTCAGGTACATGGTGGGATGCAGGCATCGATGAAGATGTACTTGCAGATCCTGACAACAGCTCAGCAATTGGAAACCCAATTGATCCGGCTGATGTACTAAGTGCAGATGCAGACAATGATGGTGTTGTGACTGAAGAGGAGATTCGCTCCTATGATGGCGACATGGACGGAACCGCAGATTATCCAAATGCAGTTATGAGGACAGTTGACCTGTATTATCAGGTAAGTCACAACATTGTCAGTTCAGATATAGGTCTTGCAGATCCTCTTGTATGTTCAGACTGTCATGGAGTATCTGCTTCAGAGACACTTCAGAATGTACACTTTGGAGAAATAACCCAGAATTGTTCTGACTGCCATACTGTTATACCTTCTATACACTGGAAGTTGATCGGTTATACAACAGATCCTGCAGAAACGGTTCCGCCAACGGATTTTGCTTCAAAGACAATAGATGTAACACTGGAAGGCGCAAAACCAACAGAAGTTGAAAGGGAGCCTGCATTCTAA
- the rnfC gene encoding Rnf electron transport complex subunit RnfC: MEIKKLDTLPEKIIIPLRQHRGAVCEPLVKKGDRVLIGQKIGESKEYQSSAVHSSVCGEVIAIEEAPHPDGNKVMSVIIQPEDSNESVAFSACKDVKSDQLAQFIKESGIVEHYGMPTHTVLRPKGKKIDTVLINATSSEWIGGSFKTPGDYASQMVDALKLLMKAAGAKKGAIVLRTDDKESINAFEGIEVNKKKLKVAPLIGSRKVGYYFNEQNSDIVIVSQERIFGKKILNFFTYRVTGRKVKIGCDPTDVGVAVCGIKSAKALYDAVHTGAPFYDTVVSVEGVTNKMEYILVRIGTPFKDVIDSYGYTGPIGKIIANGVRSGVAQYTDQVPVTKGTTRITIQKPEEVIRDEAIECIHCARCVDVCPVELIPSRLAVMADQGRFDECRQIHIENCIECGDCAAVCPSKIPILQLIRYAKDAIEMAYEDMPSKESSNLKLGCGCGGE; the protein is encoded by the coding sequence GTGGAAATAAAAAAATTAGATACATTACCGGAAAAGATCATTATTCCGCTCAGGCAGCACAGGGGTGCTGTCTGTGAACCCCTTGTGAAGAAAGGTGACAGGGTTCTTATCGGCCAGAAAATTGGTGAAAGCAAGGAATACCAGTCATCTGCAGTTCACTCAAGTGTCTGCGGTGAGGTTATTGCCATAGAAGAAGCACCACATCCCGATGGAAACAAAGTGATGAGTGTTATCATCCAGCCGGAAGACAGCAATGAAAGCGTTGCATTCTCAGCATGCAAGGATGTAAAATCCGACCAGCTTGCCCAGTTCATTAAGGAATCAGGCATTGTTGAGCATTACGGAATGCCAACCCACACAGTCTTAAGGCCAAAGGGCAAGAAGATCGATACTGTACTTATCAATGCTACATCATCCGAATGGATCGGCGGATCTTTCAAGACCCCTGGTGATTATGCATCCCAGATGGTTGATGCTTTAAAGCTTCTCATGAAAGCCGCTGGTGCTAAAAAAGGTGCAATCGTACTGAGGACAGATGATAAAGAATCCATCAATGCATTTGAAGGCATTGAAGTTAACAAGAAGAAGCTAAAAGTAGCTCCTCTCATTGGAAGCCGCAAGGTAGGTTATTATTTCAATGAGCAGAATTCTGACATTGTTATCGTCTCTCAGGAACGCATTTTCGGTAAAAAGATCCTTAACTTCTTTACTTACAGGGTAACAGGAAGGAAGGTCAAGATCGGCTGTGACCCAACTGATGTAGGAGTTGCAGTTTGCGGAATTAAATCCGCAAAAGCACTTTATGATGCTGTACACACGGGTGCTCCATTCTATGATACTGTTGTTTCAGTAGAAGGTGTCACTAACAAGATGGAATATATTCTTGTGAGAATTGGTACTCCATTTAAGGATGTCATTGATTCGTATGGCTACACAGGTCCCATTGGCAAGATCATTGCAAACGGTGTAAGATCTGGTGTGGCACAATATACCGATCAGGTCCCTGTAACAAAAGGAACTACCAGGATCACCATCCAGAAACCTGAAGAGGTTATCAGGGATGAAGCAATAGAATGTATCCACTGCGCACGTTGTGTGGATGTCTGTCCTGTAGAACTTATACCAAGCCGCCTTGCTGTGATGGCAGACCAGGGCCGTTTTGATGAGTGCAGACAGATTCACATAGAGAACTGCATCGAATGCGGTGATTGTGCAGCAGTCTGTCCTTCCAAGATCCCTATATTACAGCTTATCAGGTATGCAAAGGATGCAATTGAAATGGCATACGAAGACATGCCATCAAAAGAGTCATCCAATCTGAAACTTGGTTGTGGCTGTGGAGGTGAGTAA
- the rnfD gene encoding Rnf electron transport complex subunit RnfD has protein sequence MTYTISAPPHKKTKLDFKTLNYSKIIALLPLCLAAIYFFGIPALGIIVVSVVTAVATEFVIQTISKKKVRIADGHAAMIGLMLALLIPPEAPLWIAAFASFFAITVGKHVFGGIGSYIFNPILVGWVFTRSAWAGFMTPASIPHIGQFSDIILEHGAGLMVGVSPILLIGGVYLIYKRYIDWRVPLAFFATMVILPQMLLFISGVMALVHEGSLNPLMYMSQMFTLLSPSPELSYSMIGIVFFGILFLATDTATSPVTKNGRIVYGITCGVLVFIYGYFANYVDGLLYGIFLANCVASFIEINTMPASFGTMSCAEKAYRRIMDKIPSSLKFEVINNE, from the coding sequence ATGACATATACAATTTCAGCTCCTCCTCATAAGAAAACAAAATTAGATTTCAAGACATTGAATTATAGCAAAATAATTGCTCTGCTTCCACTCTGTCTTGCAGCAATATATTTCTTTGGCATTCCTGCCCTTGGTATCATTGTTGTATCTGTGGTGACTGCTGTGGCGACCGAGTTCGTCATACAGACAATTTCAAAGAAGAAAGTAAGAATTGCAGATGGTCATGCCGCAATGATAGGGCTTATGCTTGCATTGCTTATTCCACCGGAAGCCCCATTGTGGATTGCTGCATTTGCATCTTTCTTTGCAATAACCGTGGGCAAGCATGTGTTTGGTGGCATCGGTTCGTACATATTCAATCCTATTCTTGTGGGCTGGGTCTTTACAAGAAGTGCCTGGGCAGGATTTATGACTCCTGCATCCATTCCTCATATTGGTCAGTTCTCTGACATTATACTTGAGCACGGTGCAGGTCTGATGGTAGGGGTTTCTCCTATACTGCTTATCGGCGGTGTTTATCTTATCTATAAAAGATATATTGACTGGAGAGTACCACTTGCATTCTTCGCAACAATGGTTATACTGCCGCAGATGCTGCTTTTCATATCTGGCGTAATGGCTCTTGTTCACGAAGGCAGTCTCAATCCATTGATGTACATGTCACAGATGTTCACTCTGCTCAGTCCAAGTCCTGAACTTTCATATTCAATGATAGGGATCGTCTTCTTTGGAATACTCTTCCTGGCAACGGACACTGCAACATCCCCTGTCACAAAGAACGGACGTATTGTTTACGGAATTACATGTGGTGTACTTGTATTCATCTACGGTTACTTCGCTAACTACGTTGATGGATTGCTGTATGGTATATTCCTTGCAAACTGTGTTGCATCATTCATTGAGATCAACACAATGCCTGCATCATTTGGCACAATGTCATGTGCAGAAAAAGCATACAGGCGTATAATGGACAAAATTCCCTCATCTTTAAAATTTGAGGTGATCAACAATGAGTGA
- the rnfG gene encoding Rnf electron transport complex subunit RnfG, translating to MSESNKDTAIVIGKIVLISVVAALLLGVTYVPTSAQLKINEENSKKEILGALIPEANNNFEAVYGDTVDVDGNPIVLYYRALDPSGNIIGYAFFKEQAGAQGQIVVAGGVDSTFTTFRGMDVLSHEETPGLGAKIVDDSFQSQFINIPIASLGLTSAGGSIDSITGATISSQAVVDALNTKISEIEEAEE from the coding sequence ATGAGTGAATCCAATAAGGACACAGCCATAGTAATTGGAAAAATTGTTCTCATATCTGTTGTGGCAGCACTCCTGTTAGGTGTTACTTATGTTCCGACAAGTGCTCAGCTTAAGATAAACGAGGAGAATTCTAAAAAAGAGATATTAGGTGCATTGATCCCGGAAGCCAATAACAACTTTGAGGCAGTCTATGGGGATACCGTTGACGTGGACGGTAATCCAATAGTACTCTATTATCGTGCACTGGACCCTTCAGGTAACATAATCGGTTATGCGTTCTTCAAAGAGCAGGCAGGTGCCCAGGGGCAGATAGTTGTTGCAGGAGGTGTCGATTCCACATTCACTACATTCCGTGGCATGGATGTCCTGAGTCATGAAGAGACTCCGGGACTTGGTGCTAAGATCGTGGATGACAGTTTCCAGAGCCAGTTCATTAATATTCCAATCGCATCACTAGGTCTTACAAGCGCAGGTGGTTCAATAGATTCTATTACAGGCGCAACGATCTCCTCTCAGGCTGTAGTTGATGCTCTGAATACAAAAATAAGTGAAATAGAAGAGGCAGAGGAGTGA
- the rnfE gene encoding Rnf electron transport complex subunit RnfE: MDPLSEYIRGITRDNPIFGLVLGLCPTLAVTTSVENAIGMSAGTAFVLVCSNVFVSALRKQIPSTVRLPIFIIIIATFVSIVKMIMQAYFPPMYAALGVFIPLIVVNCIIIGRAEAYANKNNVFYSFIDGLGISTGFLLVLMLIGGIREILGTGQIVVFDHTLINLSLSHPITTMILPAGAFLTIGSLMAIVNYQRARKLARGG, translated from the coding sequence ATGGACCCTTTAAGTGAATATATTCGTGGTATTACAAGAGACAACCCGATCTTCGGACTTGTTCTGGGCCTCTGTCCTACTCTGGCAGTGACCACATCAGTTGAGAACGCGATCGGTATGTCTGCAGGTACGGCATTCGTACTTGTATGTTCAAACGTTTTCGTTTCAGCCTTAAGGAAACAGATTCCTTCGACTGTAAGACTTCCAATATTCATTATCATTATAGCGACGTTCGTATCGATCGTAAAGATGATAATGCAGGCGTATTTCCCGCCCATGTACGCGGCGTTAGGTGTGTTCATTCCATTGATCGTGGTAAACTGTATCATCATCGGCCGTGCAGAAGCGTATGCAAATAAGAATAACGTGTTCTATTCTTTCATTGATGGTCTTGGTATCTCTACAGGTTTCTTACTTGTACTGATGCTCATAGGAGGGATCAGGGAAATCCTGGGAACAGGACAGATAGTAGTATTCGATCACACATTGATCAACCTGTCACTCAGTCACCCAATAACTACAATGATATTGCCTGCAGGTGCTTTCCTGACGATAGGATCACTTATGGCAATCGTGAACTATCAGAGAGCAAGGAAACTGGCAAGAGGTGGATAA
- the rnfA gene encoding Rnf electron transport complex subunit RnfA, with translation MAEDALFSIFMDGLFIKNFLLIQFLGLCSFVGVTKDVKSAAGMSGAVVFVMAMASTVSYLLYTYILVPTNMQFLDLISFIVVIAALVQLVEFVVRKNIPSLYRSLGIYLPLITTNCAVLGAVLLNESSGYNFAQSVVFGIAAGLGYTIVMLMMAGIRERSTFVNIPSSIRGLPQAFFIATMLSLAFVNYFWVIPI, from the coding sequence ATGGCAGAAGACGCATTATTCTCTATCTTCATGGATGGTCTTTTCATTAAGAACTTCCTGCTTATTCAGTTCCTTGGACTGTGTTCCTTCGTGGGTGTAACCAAGGACGTAAAAAGTGCAGCGGGAATGTCCGGAGCTGTAGTCTTCGTTATGGCAATGGCTTCTACGGTATCATATCTGCTATATACTTACATACTTGTGCCAACAAATATGCAATTCCTCGACCTTATCAGCTTCATTGTTGTAATTGCAGCACTTGTACAGCTTGTAGAGTTCGTGGTAAGGAAGAACATTCCTTCACTATACCGCTCACTGGGTATTTACCTGCCACTTATTACAACTAATTGTGCTGTGCTCGGTGCTGTGCTGCTCAATGAAAGCTCAGGTTATAACTTTGCACAGAGTGTTGTATTCGGTATCGCAGCAGGTCTTGGATACACTATAGTAATGCTTATGATGGCCGGTATAAGAGAAAGATCAACGTTTGTGAACATCCCATCATCAATAAGGGGACTTCCACAGGCATTCTTCATCGCAACGATGCTTTCTCTGGCTTTTGTTAATTACTTCTGGGTGATTCCAATATGA
- the rnfB gene encoding Rnf electron transport complex subunit RnfB, with translation MSELVTLLIQAGAILGGLGLAVGVMLVVASKKFKVETNPLVDEIVGVLPGANCGACGYAGCADFAERVVNEGAPINGCPVGGFDVAKEIGGILGQEVAEGETQYPFVRCNGGLNCVDRFEYVGFEDCKAVMMLSDGEKGCNYGCMGRGTCVRACPFGALSIGEDRLPHVNKNLCTSCGLCIASCPNDILVFAKESEKVHVFCMSHDKGKAVKESCTVGCIGCKICEKSCPEEAIKVTNFLAEIDQEKCTACGLCVEKCPQNSISIR, from the coding sequence ATGAGCGAACTGGTAACTTTACTAATTCAGGCAGGAGCTATCCTCGGAGGTCTCGGACTGGCCGTTGGTGTCATGCTTGTAGTGGCATCAAAGAAATTCAAAGTAGAGACAAATCCTCTGGTTGACGAGATCGTTGGAGTTCTTCCCGGGGCTAACTGTGGTGCCTGTGGTTACGCAGGTTGTGCAGACTTTGCAGAACGTGTGGTCAACGAAGGTGCACCTATTAACGGTTGTCCCGTCGGTGGTTTTGATGTTGCCAAGGAAATTGGTGGCATTCTCGGACAGGAAGTAGCAGAAGGTGAGACCCAGTATCCGTTCGTCAGATGTAACGGTGGTCTGAACTGTGTTGACCGTTTCGAGTATGTCGGCTTTGAGGACTGTAAGGCAGTTATGATGCTGTCAGACGGTGAAAAAGGCTGTAACTACGGATGCATGGGCAGAGGTACCTGTGTACGTGCATGTCCTTTCGGTGCTCTCTCAATTGGTGAGGACCGTCTTCCGCATGTCAACAAGAACCTTTGTACAAGCTGTGGACTCTGTATCGCATCATGTCCGAATGACATACTTGTGTTTGCAAAGGAATCTGAAAAGGTACATGTGTTCTGTATGTCCCACGACAAAGGTAAGGCAGTAAAGGAGTCCTGTACCGTTGGTTGTATCGGATGTAAGATCTGTGAGAAGAGCTGTCCTGAGGAAGCCATCAAGGTAACTAATTTCCTTGCGGAGATCGATCAGGAGAAATGTACTGCATGTGGATTATGCGTAGAGAAGTGTCCACAGAACTCAATTTCAATCAGGTGA